The following DNA comes from Populus trichocarpa isolate Nisqually-1 chromosome 19, P.trichocarpa_v4.1, whole genome shotgun sequence.
ATCTCTGTGGCACGAGGGTGAGTATGGGGTGGGTTTAAGCCACCATTTGGTGCATAGTCAATGCGAGCCAAAGATATGCCGAGCGTGTTAAGCCCTGGTATTTGATCTACATTTAAGAGAGTAACATTTGATCCAACTCGGTTCCCTGTGTTTCTGGGAATGTTCAGTCCTGAAAAGGAGAAATCATTTGCTGTCGCCATCTTCGGGTCCTTACAGAATTTCCCATTTACAAACACTGCACAAAACAAATGCTGGTCAATTCATGCATGCATAAGCAAACAAGGGAACGATTTTCATGTATAGCTAATAACAAGCCGTAAGAGGCTGCAGCTTCTTATGAAATGTAAATGATAGATGTAAGAAGAACGCATTACCAGCAGCCTTGGGATCATTGATGGCTACACAGAAGTCCTGAAGGGGACTGGGGTCAGAGGCAGAGGCAATTGAGGATGCCAGAGTCAAGAGAACAAAAGCTAGTAGGAAATGAACACTTCTCATTGTAGTGAAGCTCTATAACTTAACACTCTTTTAGCTGTTATTGCTTGAGTTGAGGGGGTGAGAATTCTTGCATTTGAAAGGAGTCTATTTATAGACTGGAGTCAGTGAACCGATCTTGCATTAAAAAGTCTCCCGGAtattgttatctattttttatttctgcgATAAGAATCTTCCTTCAACCACTACATGCATTTGTCATCCTTCGAATATTCTATCTTCTTATGCTTGCATCATTAGACTCTTGGGTACGCAAGATGTCTTGTTACAAAATTAGATGTACTTTTTTCCTATTTTCTATGACCAATTATACCTGGGAAAAAGCCATAAAAACAACACAGAAAATGCCAAATTACTTTTTGATcccttaattataaaattgtataatcGAATCCTTAGTTGATCAAATTGGAAAAGCAAGTATGTTGTCCAACAAATAAAGTTGCATTAGCCAACATTAATGAGTATAAtaacctttttaatttaattgaaatttttcagaaaaccgtcaaataacaccgatgacttttcaatccgttaGTGATTTTGTatgtaaagaacaataattaacagtgcaattgagaAGTGAACAGGTCTAGAGCTCTCTGAAaactaccgacggaattttccgttggtgattccttttataattgacatgatgaacagtcttcacagtttaccaacaaTTTTACTGACGGATTTTACCGGTGGACtttattccgttggtaatttcgttggtataaatgacacgtcattgttttgttttaattttttttaccactgtaattcccttagtatataccgagagaatgAGAGAATATTTTCGAAGGTAAAATCcatcggaaatttaccgacaaaaatatttcctcgatatttccgtttgtatttatcaattttctggtagtgaacataactttataaatgaaaattttagaagCATAAGAGTATCAACATCTAGAGCTTACATATGATTTTAGACATTTAAGAgagattaaatgaaaataaataattatagttgAAGGGAACTTGGATACTCCGAacctttataaatttataaatatagttatcattaatttttaaaattctgaaagaaatataatactactaaaaattaaaaataagtaatgAATTAATAAGTAAATTTATTAGCCTAGATGAATCACAAaagatatttgataaaaaatgaaaaatcttcaaacaaaataataagtGCTATTGTATACACTAATTATACTGTATCTAGGTAGTGAGaactaataatatatatattagaaaaagaaattatcaataaataggATTAATGAAACTAGAGGAATTGAACACcatatattttgatatcaatgcCTAGGattaaaagtaaaagtaaaagacaaaataagctaaaaaaaaacattctaatgATCAGATTTATTGTGACCTGAGACTCTTTAAAGGCAtcaattttttatgcaagacaTAACTAATATCTCTCATTTTCAGTATGCCGATGACACTCTTTTTGGTCCTTGTTTTGGAAAATTTTccttttagtccctaaacttaaGAGACTAAACCTAGTTTTCTCTTATGcattataatcttttatttgtgtttttttttgttgttttttagtatatttcgTATATTTgttgtaggttctcctaacgaTCCTTAATAGGATTTTCGGGTCTTTAATTTGATATTCcttttagttctatattttTCGGGTGATTGAGATAATCTTTgatatgcatgtaatataaataaatatgtatgttatTATATGATGAGTACGACTagctaattttttgaatatttatataagttattttatttttcgagtgcttatctatttttgaatttacaCTCCCATTCTGTTGAACTAAATTCTATTCAAAATGATATACATTGCTTTGATAATTTTAcgaatatctattatgccttgatataTGACTTGTTAGTAACTCTATGCTAACAAAGAGTAATTAACCTATGTGCACATAATATTCtgtatacctagctggtgagagaggcaCCAGCTTATAGCGACTGATCCTCCCACAGTGGTTACCTTTGGGTGTCATCTGATCACCTTTGGGTGTCATCTGGATACCTTTGAGTGTTatctgatctctgacatgtattccactattttatgataatatgcttagtatgtatatgtatatcaaaataaatcgacttacaaactattaatatctaaaatgtatattaactattattccctcactgaattggttgaactcaccctttatttttaatatcatttcaggttcttagtttctgttAACAGGTGGACTTTGTTGAGTGTTTTTGCTTCTTTAGTTTTGGCTGGTATGCCTTGCTTGTTTCACGaggctttccttttagttttgatttgatgtctTAGACGCTCCACTATTAccatgttttaattaagtttggattttgacaatgtaatgagtattatggattattgtttttgttttaattactgatgagaAGTTTTGAACAATCATTTGGTTTTATTagtttgaataatataatattttagaagattatgaaatgctgcgtatttttaaataacttgttcTTTTGTTATGTCCGTTTCGAGGCTTAGTGTAGGTGGGGTGTCCTTTTGACACCGCTCCTGCATTGCTGATCATGAACCCAGGATTCAGGTCGTGACATGATCTATcctagataaaaataaagcccTACTCTTCAAATGGTTGTGGAGATTTGGATCATTAGATTCAGGTTCATGGAGAATGTTATTTGCAATATACATAATTTGGAAGCTTCTCTTAGTTTTCCATCCCCTCTTATTAACCTTTCTAGAAGTTCATGGTctaatattattaatgtttgTTTCAATGATGAAAAACTCCAGAATATTGTCCAAAGAGAGGTTTGTATTTTGATCGGGAATGGTAGAGATACTAGTTTTTGGCATGATGTTTAGCTTGGAGACTCTTGTTTGGCAGTATAATTTTCTAGCTCTACAGTCTCTCTGTGGATCAAAAGTCATTTGTGGTAAATATGGGTATGGAATTTCAGATGGAAGAGGGCTATTAGAGGTAGAGAGGTGGGGTGTTTTAAGGATCTTTTCAACAAGCGCTGTCCTCTGTGGTTCTACATTGTGAAGTTGCTGATAAGCTGATTTGAAAACCTAAATCTAATCGGGAGTATTCTGTCAAATCTATGCGAGGTATGTTATCTATTTCAACACAGTCTAATGTATGTAATTCCTTTAGTAGGATATAGAAGGGACTAGTTCCTCTTAAGATAGATATGTTTTGTTGGATGAAAATTCTTGGTAAGATCAATACTAGAGGGGTTTTGGTTAATTTGCAGGGGAATTCTTGATGCTAGCTGTCCTTTTTGCTTGGTCTTAGAAGAATCTGTAGACCATGTTCTCATTCATTGTCCTAATACTTTGCATATTTGGGCTAGGTTTATTGATTGGTGGAGTATATCTTGGTCCTGCCCAGGAAATTTGTCTGATATGTTTCAACAACGGGAACATCTTGTTCATGGGAGATTTCAAAGAAAGGTATGGTTCATgcttttctttgcaatttcatGGTCTATTTAGCTGATGCGTAATGAATTAGCCTTCAATAAGAGGCTGCCTGATTATGATACTGCTTTTCTCTTAATATTGACTAGACTGTGTGCATGGATCAAAGctattttctcatattttcctTATTGTGCACTCGATCTATTAATCTCTGCTGAAGGTTTAGTTTGTTGGGCTAATATCAAATGTTTAAGGGTTCTCACCTTATGGAATCCTCCTGATTTGTATACTCTAAAATGGAATGTTGATGGATCTTCTAAGGGTAAACTTGGACCTGCTGGAATTGGAGGTGTATTACGAGATCATAATGGCATAgtgatgggattttttttccagtcttTATAGGAAAAGAAGTCAAACGAGGCTGAAATACTTGCTGTAAACAAAGCCCTAGAATTATCCTCTTAAAAGAAGACATTTTTGGGAAGGAATTTCATTATTGAGTCTGATTTCGCCTATGTTGTTAACTGGATGAACAAGCACCATTTTATGCCCTGGAAATATCATGACTTATTCATTTGTGCCTTTCGTTATGCTGATCTTTTGGGTTCTGTATCTTATTGTCATGTTTTAAGGGAAGCAAATCATATGGTTGACAATCTGGCCAAAGGGGTTAATAGAGTAAGTGAGTTTCTTGCTTGGATTTGATATTGTGCTTCTTTTACTCTGCTCCTTCCATAGATGTAATTTTGATGGCTGTGATATTAAGTGAACATATGAAGATTGATCAGGAACTGTTGCTTTAGTGACTTACCTCGCATGAGGGTGATCTCTAAAGCTTTTTATTGCCTTGCTAGGGTCCTTTGCCATTTCTTGGCATAAACTCTgttgcttatatatataaaaaaaagatcaaattattgTGTTATATATTGTATCATGGTCCTTATAGTTAATTTTGAGTTGGACCTCTTAAATGAGTTAATTAATAGTTCTACAGCTTCTTTTATCTTCTAGACATGATTGTTTTAAGGTGCATGTATGGGTGGgaatttacacacacacaccggTAAAGAATTAGTGGAATGCGTTGGTTATACTTTATATACACAGATGGACTCAAAACcttataatatatgtttttggtaTAGGTTATATTTGTCACACCTGGACATTAcgatgaataattaaaaaatgtgaTATTACTGACTCTGATGTCAGTGAATAGTACCTATAAATTActagttttgtctaaaattactaagaatttgttctcctttctttatttgttcTTCCAATCATGTTCCTGACTTTAGCGTCAGTGAATAGTACCTATAAATATTCTCAATtctagcgttggtaaatattgcacaaactaaaaaaaatgtgatattACTGACTCTGATGTCAGTGAATAAGttctcaaaattttaaatttttaatgaagaagaaacattttttcaatgccttttttcttttgtttaccttttttattatttgctctttttagacaagaataaaaaaagcattacaCAACAAAATACGAGGAGCTCACAGATAAATCAACGAAGATcccaaatatttttagaattttttgatatcgaAACGAGgcttatttgatcaaatatcaaaatagaagaagataaaatacataaacaatGCATAAAAGTGTATTTTACCAAACACAACCTTATTAAAAGAAGTTTGGGCCAGATGGGCCTGAGGCCCAAATCCAGCCcactcttcctctttttttttttttttccttggaggGTAGATCTAACCCAGCTGTATTGGTTGGGTTAGACCTAACTGGCCCGGCCTGGTTACTAGTTCATACCAGTAATCGGGCCAGGCAGCAGGCACGCACGTACTAATTATCGCGCGTGCACTGCACAATTACCTTGCCACCGTTTAGCAATTTAGAAAATGCAGAAACTGGGCAGGAGGAAGAAGGGCGTACCTGGAGCTGTAGCTTGAAGGTGAAGATGATGGTGTTGGAGAGCTTGAGGTTGCTGGTCCAACGTACTCCTTCTCCTCcgcttttttccttgtttttattttctttggttgtCTGTTCGTCGTCTGTCTCTCGGTTTTCTCCCTTCCCTCTTCTGGTCCTTCTTCGTCCCCTGTTCTCTATGTTATTGCCCCTCTCTTTgttccctgttttttttctgttcgcTCTTCTCTCTGGGAAAAAGCCCCGgttccctctgttttttttagcctctctgttttcttttctccccCCTCCTCTCCTCTTCTCTCCTGGTCTTCTCTGTCTTTTATAGGCTTTTCTCGCGCAAGGATAATCCTTATCTTCCCCGGGCGCTGATCTTCATGTGGAGATAGAATTTGAGACTCCGTGTTTTGGTTGGATTGGGACACCAACAGTCCTGGCATTGTTGGACTGTTGGTGGTGGTTTCCTCCACGCCTCAATGGCTTGTTATGGCCGAAGGTAGTGCACACTAGAggggagagaggagagaaaaaattaaaacccagccgccccccccccccccccccccccccccccccttcctTCCGAGAGCAAAAAGCTCCTTCCTCACAGCCAGCAACCCATTCCCTGTAATCTTCTTCCCCAAAGTCACGAGAGGAAGCAAGAACCTAAACGAAAAAACTTCCAAAAAGCAGCCCGTTGCCGCAGGGACTACCTCCTGACATTCTTACTGCCTTCGGTTAAGCTTGTCCTCATCAAGGCAAGATAATACCATCCCTCAACCATACCAGCACTGTGCACCTCCTCCAGCTCCAGAAGCAGTACAGAGGCAACAGCGCGTCTCCTCCCTTGCATCCCTTGCATCAGTTGCCCATCCTCACCGGCCGCATCTCCAGCAAACTATCCTCTCTGTACTGCACCGTGGGCAGGTAATAGCAGCTGTCTCTCCTCAGCCACATGCGGAGACACCCCCCCTCGGCATCAACAATAACGAGACCAGCAAGGAGGAGAGACCCAGCAGAGGAGGAAGAATACGAAAAGGGAAGAACCCTGGACCAACAAACGGACACAAACACAGGGACACGAAGCAGGAGACCAGGGTAACGAAGCCAACACCGGAGACTAAGAAAACAGAACGACCAGAACAAGTGAAGATAAGAAGAAATTGGGGAGATTGTCTGTTCAGCCAGCAGCATCAGGTCTCCATCGCCATCGACGTCCTCGCCTCCGGTTGCACCCCCCCTCCCTGAACAGACGAACGCGAAGGAGGACAGAGGAAGCACAGGACGAACTGAGAGGAGGGAATACTAGTggagaacaagaagaaacaaaagaggaGGAGAAAGCAGCCGGCCAGTCTTCCTTCACCAGCGTCTCCATGGCCAGCATCAGGTAAGTTCTTCAACTTCCctccattttgcattttaattcaCTAACACTGTGCAcctttgaattataattactTGCCACCTGATATTACCTTCGTCTTCGAGCAACACCCCGCCCCTGCCCCTGAAACGAGTAAGCTTCTTCCCTCCATTCTCCTGCCTTCTTTGTGCTTGCATTGCACTGTGCGAAGTGCAACATGCATGCTTGAATAATTCACGCACGCATGCTGCCGTCCAGCCAACCGGGTCACTGGTTTGAACCGGTGACAGAGCTGGTCCAGCTGGGTCCAGCCCCGCCCATACGGGTTGAGTtggacccagcccaaaaaaaaaaaaataaagaaaaaataaaaaaagtttcccttttcttttaatccaaATTTCGTAGATTTATCCAGTTACACCATAGTTAGAAATAATATACCTTTTGGTTTATCtaatatttaccaacatcaAAGTTGGAAATATTTGTAGTCGAATATTCATTGAtactagagtcaggaatatctTAGGCAGACCATGAAAAACATGATACAACAAactcttagcaatttaagacaaccAATAATACAGCCTGTCATAGATAGGATGCTTAAGGGATAATAGTATCTTCCCTTTCGCGTAATCAGTCCCGTACTATAAAATCTCTGTTAACCAtatacactaccagaaaattgataaatataaacggaaataccgagggaattacagtgggaaaaaaaattaaaacaaaacaaaaaaaatgatgacgtgtcattttttgttggtaaatccgtcggtaaattcgttggtaaactgtgaacactgttcatcatgtcaattataaAGGGAATCATCGACGGAATTTTCTGttggtattttccagagagctccagaattgttcactttccaattgcactgttaattgttgttctttacggacaaaatcaccgacggattaaaaagtcgtcggtgttatttggcggttttctgaaaaaattcaattaatttaaaattttcatttaaatattacagacgaaatcaccgacggattgaaaaatcatcagtaattgttggcggtttctgaaaactttttatgaaattgaaaatttaataattaaaaaaatattaatattcaattatccgtcggtaaatctgtcgctaacgcgccccaataaaaagcctgaatccctttatttcacaagagacaaactcatttcttattattcttcttcttctacttcttcttcactatatttaaaaaacatcaatatctatttctttctcttcttttctctcctcatctccttctcttttcctcaatGCTCGGGTAtgtgttcttcttctttcttcttttatcctcttagtttttttttaattaacatgctttacgaaatttttttctcttcttagcttcacttgcaactacattaaggtaagatttttcttttttcttcttttttaatgattttttcactatatttgttttttatttaatttttaattgtttttgttcttaataattgtataaatgttgttgtgagatttttttttcatatgagatcaatttttagttgatttatttaaaggatttttaaatttttagcaatcacaacttcatttttttcatttgaatttttttagttgaatttattttttcgtgttatttatttgtcgcaaatttgtttgagttgattttcttcttcttttttcccagCGTTTTGAGTATTatggagtgttgatttatattaatttaattattttatagttttgtaaaataaaatttttttaaaatttttttttaaataattacctatgaaattacatacggtatttttCTGAGGAAAATACTGATGGAATAAAGcggataattttttcttttttttttgcgtgttttttccatcattaaatccatcggtaataatatttttttattacaaacgGACTTACtgacggacaaaaaattactGACGAAAGATTCATTGACAAAGCATTTTTATCGGTGATTttattggtaaattaattaccaactgAATAATAGTACAAATACTGACGGAAAATTCCGTTAGTAAATATAAAGATTGTAGTAGTGGTTgtctttcaatttaaattttttaaactatcaaTTGCGTTAGGTTTACCACTACCTGTAGGAATATTGTGCGTTATATGATCAAAACCAGATGATATACAAAGGATATTATACTCGTTAATGTTGGCTAATGCAACTTTATTTGTTGGACAATACATAATTGCTTTTCCAATTTGATCAACTAAGGATTCgattatacaattttataattaagggATCAAAAAGTAGTTTGGCATTTTCTGTGTTGTTTTTATGGCTTTTTCCCAGGTATAATTGGTCATAGAAAATAGGAAAAAAGTACATCTAATTTTGTAACAAGACATCTTGCGTACCCAAGAGTCTAATGATGCAAGCATAAGAAGATAGAATATTCGAAGGACGACAAATGCATGTAGTGGTTGAAGGAAGATTCTTATcgcagaaataaaaaatagataacaataTCTGGAAGACTTTTTAATGCAAGATCGGTTCACTGACTCCAGTCTATAAATAGACTCCTTTCAAATGCAAGAATTCTCACCCCCTCAACTCAAGCAATAACAGCTAAAAGAGTGTTAAGTTATAGAGCTTCACTACAATGAGAAGTGTTCATTTCCTACTAGCTTTTGTTCTCTTGACTCTGGCATCCTCAATTGCCTCTGCCTCTGACCCCAGTCCCCTTCAGGACTTCTGTGTAGCCATCAATGATCCCAAGGCTGCTGGTAATGCATTCTTCTTACATCTATCATTTACATTTCATAAGAAGCTGCAGCCTCTTACGGCTTGTTATTAGCTATACATGAAAATCGTTCCCTTGTTTGCTCATGCATGCATGAATTGACCAGCATTTGTTTTGTGCAGTGTTTGTAAATGGGAAATTCTGTAAGGACCCGAAGATGGCGACAGCAAATGATTTCTCCTTTTCAGGACTCAACATTCCCAGAGACACAGGGAACCGAGTTGGATCAAATGTTACTCTCTTAAATGTAGATCAAATACCAGGGCTTAACACGCTCGGCATATCTTTGGCTCGCATTGACTATGCACCAAATGGTGGCTTAAACCCACCCCATACTCACCCTCGTGCCACAGAGATTCTAGTAGTCGTCGAAGGCACACTCTATGTTGGATTTGTCACATCAAACCCAGAAAATCGTTTCATCAGCAAAGTCTTATACCCTGgagatgtttttgtgtttccgTTTGGCCTCATTCACTTCCAACTCAATATTGCCAAAACCCCTGCAGTTGTCTTTGCAGGTTTAAGCAGCCAAAATCCTGGTACTATTACAATAGCAAATGCAGTGTTCGGGTCCGATCCTCTCATCAATCCTGCTGTTCTTGCCAAGGCCTTCCATTTGGACATCAAGATAGTGAACTATCTTCAGAAACTGTTTGGAGGAAACAGTGAGTGATTAAGACGTGTAACATGGACTGGTAGCCTGATTTTACAATGTCTGGAGGAAACAGTGAGTGATTAAGACGTGTAACATGGACTAGTAGCCTGATTTTACAATGTCTGGAGGAAACAGTGAGTGATTAAGACGTGTAACATGGACTAGTAGCCTGATTTTACAATGTCTGGCAACCTTCTTTGTTATGTTATAATACTAAATTAAGTACAATAAAATGGTTTCCTATAAACCTCAATGTGTTCCTGTCTTATCTTGGATGACATATATAATGTTTAAGTTCGTTAATTAGCCCTCTCTATGTTTCAAGTCTAAACATACACACAATTACTTCTTGGGTCTATAAAGGGACCAAATTTCAACAGGGCTTCTATAGCTTTTTGACTATAAATTCTTGAATATCAGGAAACATCCTCGCATCCTTTGTCATAACCacaattcataaaattttgtgTCTTTGATGTCCAATCCCTGCAATTAAATGCAACAATTGGTTTTGGACAGAAGTGGAGTATCCTTGTTGCTTAGCTTTGGAAGAGGAATAGCTTCAAAAATAACAAGCACTATCAAAACTACTGAGGTAGTGAAAGTGTTatattggttgttttttaaaatgttttttattttaaaaatatatagaaataattttttttttattttaaataaaaaaatttatatcaatatattaaaacgaatcaaaaacattaaaaacaattaatttcaaatgaaacaaaattcaaaaattacaaaatatagttttatcgcaaaaacaaacatcacGTAACCATGTAATCGTGAGAAGGGAGATTCAGACAgtctaatttcttttcttcagtCTTATTTCTAACCGGGAAGCACATTTCTGCCCCAGGGGAATAGAATGATGTAAGAGTAAGAGCACAATTTCTTTCAAGAATATATGTCATTGACAAAGAAGAATGGTTTTATGATACTCATGGATTACACTCTAATACAGTAAAAGCTCTTTAAGGTTAGAAATTGCGCTGCCAACTAATATTTTGTGCTTGATTTTACTAAAGAGAATGAAGTTGGCTAGATTTGAACTTCTAATCTCTTCgtctttaagtttttatatgtGAACTAAAtcgattttaagattttaaacttGTAAGTGAAGTTTgactaataattttattttcaacaatttcAATCAGAAATTAGAATCCGATGGATGGAAGGATATGAGAAAAATATACTGTAAATACACCAGTCTTGGCATGCGAAAACTATATATGTCGACTTTGaagaccaaaaaagaaagaaaatggtcaCATAGCCTATTTATTATTCTAAGGAAAGACATTATGTTAAAAAGATTGTCTCTATATAATCTAACTACCGGAATttgaaggaggaaaaaaaaagaattaggtggagaaataattttcattatttcacCCCCTTTGAATTATGTTGGTGTACAAGTTGAAACGATGCAGTGTACTGCCTACTAAACTCGTCTAAGATTGGATCATAGCTTAAAGTGGATTACCAACTGAAACCACACCAAATAAACTAGAGAAATGTATGTTTAGCACATTGTTAACGCAGACCAGTTTTGAAAGCATACCTAATGTCTAATCATCCATATTTTTGTTAGTCAAAAAAATGACAATGCCAGTCAAGGAGGCCTTCAGACACAGAAGCAAGCAGAGCCGCCTCTATCTTAACTCCATTGGATCATATTATAGACAAAAGAGTAGTTGGGTTAGTTATACATATAGAAATCTTAAAAACCATGGTTTAAGACTTTCCAGCACTAATGCTGAACGAGGTGGTCAAGTAGGTTATTTACATTGAATTATCTTATACTTATTTCTCTCTGGTTTGGCGTTgtggtagtttttattttttaaagtgttttttaaattgttttttatttgatatattaatataaaaataattattttttaaataattttgatatattaatataaaaaaattaaaaaaaataatattttaaaaaagcatccACCAGATTACCAAACGCACTTGAAAAGGTGCGATGGCGCAACTTCTTAGTTATCGGGAGGCCTGAGAGTTTGAGCTATGGTTTTAcaagattttaattatatttgcaGCAAACTACCTAGGATTCAAAGTCATTTACTTTCATCAATTGCCAATTTTTTA
Coding sequences within:
- the LOC112325192 gene encoding germin-like protein subfamily 1 member 13 is translated as MRSVHFLLAFVLLTLASSIASASDPSPLQDFCVAINDPKAAVFVNGKFCKDPKMATANDFSFSGLNIPRNTGNRVGSNVTLLNVDQIPGLNTLGISLARIDYAPNGGLNPPHTHPRATEILVVVEGTLYVGFVTSNPENRFISKVLYPGDVFVFPFGLIHFQLNIAKTPAVVFAGLSSQNPGTITIANAVFGSDPLINPDVLAKAFHLDIKIVNYLQKLFGGNSE
- the LOC7469832 gene encoding germin-like protein subfamily 1 member 7 → MRSVHFLLAFVLLTLASSIASASDPSPLQDFCVAINDPKAAVFVNGKFCKDPKMATANDFSFSGLNIPRDTGNRVGSNVTLLNVDQIPGLNTLGISLARIDYAPNGGLNPPHTHPRATEILVVVEGTLYVGFVTSNPENRFISKVLYPGDVFVFPFGLIHFQLNIAKTPAVVFAGLSSQNPGTITIANAVFGSDPLINPAVLAKAFHLDIKIVNYLQKLFGGNSE